A genomic segment from Leptolyngbya boryana PCC 6306 encodes:
- a CDS encoding DUF3493 domain-containing protein → MSRSTKILPYYMSQQSERLRQSDPEKYARLKAEAAAPYRGLRKFIYIAFGGSGAIGAFVFLAQTLAGRDLETALPNLALQLGVIALMVWLFRFENRSSK, encoded by the coding sequence ATGTCACGATCGACAAAAATCCTCCCTTATTATATGAGCCAGCAATCCGAACGTCTGAGACAATCCGATCCCGAAAAATATGCGCGGCTCAAAGCCGAAGCCGCTGCACCTTATCGAGGATTGCGGAAATTTATCTACATTGCATTTGGTGGCTCAGGCGCGATTGGAGCTTTCGTCTTTCTCGCCCAAACGCTGGCAGGACGAGATCTGGAAACGGCACTTCCAAATCTTGCCCTGCAACTGGGCGTAATTGCATTGATGGTCTGGCTCTTTCGATTCGAGAATCGTTCATCAAAATAG
- a CDS encoding DUF1565 domain-containing protein, with product MTRLGTSKILAIAPLGLISLLWLGGQTALKAQVTPPPETLTVPLNTVGTTILYVNPARGTDQTTAGRTEAVPFKTLKFALDQATAGTIVQLAPGTYNLQSGEVFPLIVKAGVTVRGDEATKGQSTIIQGGGDIISRSFAKQNVSMWLAQGSQVRGVTVTNENSRGTGIWVEEGSPTISNNTFANSVREGVFITGNASPTVTDNVFVKNQGNGISITRAASGQVKNNSFTETGFGLAINGTATALIEGNQIVKNRGGFVIGDSAKPVLRGNMIADSSEDGIVVLSSAQPDLGTPESLGNNTIRNSKGRDINNTTQNVLTAIGNQLDQKKIAGLINFAPGGAIAFSDVQGHWAQQYVQALASRGIITGFPDGTFKPNDPVTRAQFAAIVLKAFAPAPKNAAVNFSDVSSRYWGFAAIQSAARGGFMAGFPGGTFRPEQRIPKVQSLVALSNGLEFGAGDPSLLSRFQDAASIPTWARSPIAAATQRQIVVNYPTVGQFNPNRDATRAEVAAFIYQALVSAGKAEAISSPYVVGVAR from the coding sequence ATGACACGTCTAGGCACTTCTAAAATTCTTGCGATCGCGCCCTTGGGCTTGATTTCCTTACTCTGGCTCGGTGGACAAACGGCGCTGAAAGCCCAAGTCACCCCACCTCCAGAAACGCTAACCGTTCCGCTCAACACTGTGGGGACGACAATCTTATACGTTAACCCTGCCAGAGGAACGGATCAAACCACTGCCGGGCGGACAGAGGCAGTTCCCTTCAAAACGCTGAAATTTGCCCTCGATCAAGCGACCGCAGGCACGATCGTTCAATTGGCTCCTGGAACTTACAATCTTCAATCTGGCGAAGTCTTTCCCTTGATTGTTAAAGCAGGGGTAACGGTTCGAGGAGATGAAGCAACCAAAGGTCAATCCACGATCATTCAAGGAGGGGGCGATATTATCAGTCGCTCTTTCGCAAAACAAAATGTATCGATGTGGTTGGCACAAGGGAGCCAGGTTCGCGGGGTGACAGTAACAAATGAAAACTCGCGTGGAACCGGAATTTGGGTGGAGGAAGGTAGTCCCACGATCTCAAACAACACGTTTGCCAATAGCGTTCGTGAAGGGGTCTTTATTACAGGGAATGCCAGCCCAACTGTAACGGACAATGTTTTTGTTAAAAACCAAGGCAATGGAATCTCGATTACGAGAGCTGCGAGCGGTCAAGTGAAGAACAATTCCTTTACTGAAACGGGATTTGGGCTTGCGATTAATGGAACAGCAACGGCGCTGATTGAAGGCAATCAGATCGTCAAAAACCGGGGTGGATTTGTGATTGGTGATTCTGCAAAACCCGTGCTCCGAGGCAATATGATTGCGGATAGTAGCGAAGATGGCATTGTAGTTCTTAGTAGTGCTCAGCCTGATTTAGGTACACCGGAAAGCCTTGGCAATAATACGATCCGCAATAGTAAAGGGCGCGATATTAACAATACGACTCAGAATGTTCTCACTGCGATCGGGAATCAGCTGGATCAGAAAAAGATTGCAGGTCTGATTAATTTTGCTCCTGGTGGCGCAATCGCTTTTTCTGATGTACAAGGACATTGGGCGCAGCAGTATGTCCAAGCTTTAGCATCAAGGGGGATTATTACGGGCTTTCCAGATGGCACATTCAAACCGAATGATCCGGTCACGCGTGCTCAGTTTGCCGCGATCGTGCTGAAAGCGTTTGCCCCTGCTCCCAAGAATGCCGCAGTCAACTTCTCAGATGTTTCTAGCAGATATTGGGGCTTTGCTGCGATTCAGTCGGCTGCGCGCGGTGGGTTTATGGCAGGATTTCCGGGTGGGACGTTCCGACCTGAACAACGGATTCCGAAGGTTCAGTCCTTAGTGGCTTTGTCGAATGGATTAGAGTTTGGAGCGGGTGATCCGTCGCTCCTGTCTCGCTTCCAAGATGCAGCTTCGATTCCAACTTGGGCAAGAAGTCCGATCGCGGCGGCAACTCAACGTCAAATCGTGGTGAACTATCCGACGGTCGGACAATTTAATCCCAATCGGGATGCAACTCGCGCAGAAGTTGCTGCATTTATCTATCAGGCGTTAGTGAGCGCAGGCAAGGCTGAAGCGATTTCTTCTCCCTACGTGGTGGGTGTTGCCCGTTAG
- the gshA gene encoding glutamate--cysteine ligase, whose amino-acid sequence MQVPQDWLLKYTARFRKAMHQKYEGLIDFCKKSAIAFLQTVADDRFSRILEETTASWESVMLSKGFEIEVYTGTPQGDVVGMSDEIVAALDGFVREPDSRNVEYTTPPCFRYERSLCDLVTPRLRLRQFLKSKGDYTLIPGSTLPLAGQGDRFWRSDPANPYHDYIEKTYGTKVVTASVHINIGISDPEVLMRACRLVRMEAPLYLALSAASPWFNGEMTGYHSTRWGLFPKTPAHVPIFESHAHFIRWTEEQIAIGTMQNVRHLWSAVRPNGDRRPYNLNRLELRICDLVSDPIALLAVTALLEARLQQLIADPSLDPLQQSKLNAEDLVEIANENEAAAAKSSLDAELRHWQDGQPILAREWIEQLYAETFAIAKKAGFSCFLLPVKKILREGNEAQRWIKLSEQGLNNREILVQSIQAMQLREKELEGQICQSLVA is encoded by the coding sequence ATGCAAGTTCCCCAGGATTGGCTACTGAAATATACCGCAAGATTTCGGAAAGCGATGCACCAGAAATATGAAGGATTGATCGATTTTTGTAAGAAGAGTGCGATCGCATTTCTTCAGACGGTGGCAGATGATCGGTTTTCTCGGATACTAGAAGAGACGACAGCCAGTTGGGAGTCAGTGATGTTATCAAAAGGGTTTGAAATTGAGGTCTATACCGGCACACCTCAAGGAGATGTCGTCGGGATGTCTGATGAGATTGTTGCGGCGTTAGATGGGTTTGTCCGAGAACCCGATAGCCGCAATGTTGAATACACGACCCCGCCTTGTTTTCGATATGAGCGATCGCTGTGTGATTTGGTCACGCCTCGGCTGCGGTTACGTCAATTTTTAAAGTCAAAAGGTGATTACACCTTAATTCCAGGAAGTACATTGCCCTTAGCAGGACAGGGCGATCGGTTTTGGCGATCTGATCCAGCCAATCCTTATCATGATTATATTGAGAAGACTTACGGTACAAAAGTTGTTACTGCAAGTGTACATATTAATATTGGCATCAGTGATCCTGAAGTATTGATGCGAGCGTGTCGCTTAGTGAGAATGGAAGCGCCGTTGTATTTAGCCTTGAGTGCTGCATCGCCTTGGTTTAATGGCGAAATGACGGGGTATCATTCCACGCGCTGGGGACTGTTTCCGAAAACGCCTGCTCATGTGCCAATCTTTGAAAGCCATGCTCACTTTATTCGGTGGACAGAGGAGCAAATTGCGATCGGCACGATGCAAAATGTGCGTCATCTCTGGTCTGCGGTGCGTCCGAACGGTGATCGCCGTCCTTACAATTTGAATCGCTTAGAATTGAGAATTTGTGATTTGGTCTCTGATCCGATCGCGTTGCTGGCAGTGACTGCATTGTTAGAAGCTCGGCTGCAGCAATTGATTGCAGATCCCAGTCTTGATCCGTTGCAGCAGAGCAAGTTGAATGCAGAAGATTTAGTTGAAATTGCCAATGAGAATGAGGCAGCAGCAGCTAAATCCAGTTTGGATGCAGAGTTGAGACATTGGCAAGACGGACAGCCGATTTTGGCGCGTGAATGGATTGAGCAACTGTATGCTGAGACGTTTGCGATCGCGAAAAAAGCAGGCTTTAGTTGTTTCTTGCTGCCTGTGAAGAAGATTCTCCGCGAAGGCAATGAGGCACAACGCTGGATCAAACTGAGCGAACAAGGCTTGAACAATCGAGAAATCCTGGTGCAATCGATTCAAGCGATGCAACTGCGAGAAAAAGAACTCGAAGGGCAAATTTGCCAATCATTGGTTGCTTAG
- a CDS encoding class II fructose-bisphosphate aldolase, whose protein sequence is MLTSTRELLETARRNIFAIGAFNVYNLEGVKAVINAAEISRSPAMLQLHPSALKYGSSPLVALCLEAAEAATVPISVHLDHSTSVKDIDRVLQDGVRSIMADGSPLPYEQNLEFTRNMTRLAHSYHAIVEAEIGRISGTEDGLTIAEKEAKMTDPQQAVEFVKATNVDALAVTIGNVHGEYKSPPRLDFPRLEQIRMLLDIPLVLHGASGLPAEMIARSIQLGVCKFNVNTEVRQAYMQALKDEICGQQEKDLLEVTGEAIAAMQDVILEKLELFGSVGKAHLHETPYATVLAAAAHRN, encoded by the coding sequence ATGCTGACTTCGACACGGGAACTCTTGGAAACGGCTCGCCGAAATATTTTTGCGATCGGAGCGTTCAATGTTTACAATCTCGAAGGCGTAAAAGCAGTGATCAATGCCGCCGAGATCAGTCGTAGTCCTGCCATGCTGCAATTGCATCCAAGCGCTTTGAAATATGGCAGTTCTCCTCTGGTTGCTCTGTGCTTAGAAGCCGCAGAAGCTGCAACTGTGCCCATTTCAGTACATCTCGATCACAGTACTTCCGTGAAAGATATCGATCGGGTTTTGCAAGATGGTGTGCGCTCAATTATGGCGGATGGCTCGCCGCTTCCCTATGAGCAAAATCTAGAATTTACGCGCAATATGACGCGATTGGCGCATTCTTATCATGCGATCGTCGAAGCGGAGATTGGACGAATCAGCGGCACAGAAGACGGATTAACAATCGCTGAAAAAGAAGCAAAAATGACGGATCCTCAGCAAGCCGTCGAATTTGTCAAAGCGACGAATGTCGATGCTTTGGCAGTGACGATCGGGAATGTTCACGGGGAATATAAAAGTCCTCCCCGTTTAGATTTTCCGCGCTTAGAACAGATTCGGATGTTACTCGACATTCCTCTCGTTTTGCATGGTGCATCTGGGTTGCCTGCCGAGATGATCGCGCGCTCGATTCAGCTTGGGGTGTGTAAGTTTAATGTCAATACCGAAGTCCGGCAGGCGTATATGCAGGCACTCAAAGATGAGATTTGTGGGCAGCAGGAGAAGGACTTACTAGAAGTGACCGGGGAAGCGATCGCAGCTATGCAAGATGTGATTCTTGAGAAACTAGAATTATTTGGCTCTGTCGGTAAAGCTCATCTCCACGAGACTCCCTATGCTACGGTTTTGGCAGCAGCAGCCCACAGAAATTAA